The Campylobacter curvus genome includes the window AAACGAGCTTTTACGAATCGGCAAGGAGTTTGGTTCTGGTTTATAAATCAAAAGGAGTCAAAATGATAGGAGTTTATGTCGTAGTAAATGTCAAAGCCGCAAGCGTGGCGAAATTTGAGGAAATTTTAAAGATCATCGTGCCGGCCTCGCAAAAAGATAAGGGCTGCATAAACTACGAATGCGGAGCGATCGTGGGGCAAAATGGAGCTTATGTCTTTCTTGAGATATGGCAAAGCCTGCAAGATCAAAAAGATCATATGAATAGCCCTCACATGCGCGAAAATGCAGCCACTTTAGCCCGATGCTACGACGGCGAACCGCAGATAAATTTTATAAATTTAGTCGACTGGGGCAAAATTTAACCACCAAGAGGACAAAATGGATATCAAAAATATCGATCATATCGTGCTTAGCGTCGCGGACGTGGACGCTTCGGTGAAATTTTACGAAGAGGTGCTTGGCATGCAGGCGTTTTGCTTTACGGGAGCCGACGGGCAGGAGCGAAAGGCGGTTAAATTTGGCGCGACTAAGATAAATTTTCACGATTTAAGAGCGCCCGTGAAGCCAAACGCCAAAAATATGACGGCCGGCTCGGCGGATATCTGCTTTATCTGCGCCCAGCCGCTAGAGGAAATTTTAGAGGAGCTAAAAGCCAAAGGCGTCGCGCCGATTGATGGCATAGTCGCTAGAAGCGGTGCAAATGGCAAGATAAG containing:
- a CDS encoding VOC family protein — encoded protein: MDIKNIDHIVLSVADVDASVKFYEEVLGMQAFCFTGADGQERKAVKFGATKINFHDLRAPVKPNAKNMTAGSADICFICAQPLEEILEELKAKGVAPIDGIVARSGANGKIRSLYLRDPDGNLLELSNYV
- a CDS encoding putative quinol monooxygenase, translating into MIGVYVVVNVKAASVAKFEEILKIIVPASQKDKGCINYECGAIVGQNGAYVFLEIWQSLQDQKDHMNSPHMRENAATLARCYDGEPQINFINLVDWGKI